Proteins encoded together in one Bradyrhizobium sp. PSBB068 window:
- a CDS encoding amidase has product MTVVLPTPTQLRAVAEQCGLSLTDEDVASFRGLMQGSVDAYNLVAQMPDELPEVKYPRTPGTRPAPEENKHNAWYRKSTVKGAASGKLKGKTVALKDNIMLAGVPMTNGSSTLEGYVPDFDATIVTRMLDAGAEIKGKVHCEHFCLSGGSHTGSYGPVHNPHKMGYSAGGSSSGSGVVVALGEVDMAIGGDQGGSIRMPSSFCGTYGMKPTWGLVPYTGIMPIEIYVDHTGPMTATVEDNALLLEVLAGDDGYDPRIKAPKVEDYTKALGKGVKGMKIGILKEGFEQPTAEAAVNESVREAAKRFKDLGASVENVSIPMHMAGGAIWTPIGTEGLTQTMMFGDGYGLSRGDLYSTSLMDFHRGWRRQADSLSETTKLFMLLGTYINNNFGPRFYGKALNISRRLTAAYDKAFKDYDLLLMPTTPMKATKLPEANASREEYVARALEMISNTAPFDITHHPAMSLPCGMVDGLPVGLMLVGRMFEESTIYRAAHAFEQAGDWKKM; this is encoded by the coding sequence GTGACCGTCGTCCTTCCCACGCCAACGCAACTTCGTGCCGTCGCCGAGCAGTGCGGTCTGTCACTCACCGATGAGGACGTGGCCTCGTTCCGCGGCCTGATGCAGGGCTCGGTCGATGCCTACAATCTCGTCGCCCAGATGCCGGACGAACTGCCCGAGGTGAAGTATCCGCGCACGCCCGGCACTCGTCCGGCGCCGGAGGAGAACAAGCACAACGCCTGGTATCGCAAGTCGACGGTGAAGGGCGCGGCCTCCGGCAAGCTCAAGGGCAAGACGGTGGCGCTGAAGGACAACATCATGCTGGCCGGCGTGCCGATGACCAACGGCTCGTCGACATTGGAAGGCTATGTGCCCGACTTCGACGCCACCATCGTGACCCGGATGCTGGACGCCGGCGCCGAGATCAAGGGCAAGGTGCATTGCGAGCACTTCTGCCTGTCCGGCGGCAGCCACACCGGCTCCTACGGGCCGGTGCACAATCCGCACAAGATGGGCTATTCGGCCGGCGGCTCGTCGTCGGGCTCCGGCGTCGTGGTCGCGCTCGGCGAGGTCGACATGGCGATCGGCGGCGACCAGGGCGGCTCGATCCGGATGCCGTCCTCGTTCTGCGGCACCTACGGCATGAAGCCGACCTGGGGCCTCGTGCCCTACACCGGCATCATGCCGATCGAGATCTATGTCGACCACACCGGCCCGATGACCGCGACCGTGGAAGACAATGCGCTGCTGCTCGAAGTACTCGCCGGCGACGACGGCTATGACCCGCGCATCAAGGCGCCGAAGGTCGAGGACTACACCAAGGCGCTCGGCAAGGGCGTCAAGGGCATGAAGATCGGCATCCTCAAGGAAGGCTTTGAGCAGCCGACCGCGGAAGCTGCGGTGAACGAAAGCGTGCGCGAGGCGGCCAAGCGCTTCAAGGATCTCGGCGCCTCGGTCGAGAATGTCTCGATCCCGATGCACATGGCGGGCGGCGCGATCTGGACGCCGATCGGCACCGAAGGCCTGACCCAGACCATGATGTTCGGCGACGGCTACGGCCTCAGCCGCGGCGACCTCTATTCGACCTCGCTGATGGACTTCCATCGCGGCTGGCGCCGCCAGGCGGATTCGCTGTCCGAGACCACCAAGCTGTTCATGCTGCTCGGCACCTACATCAACAACAATTTCGGTCCGCGCTTCTACGGCAAGGCGCTCAACATCTCGCGAAGGCTCACCGCGGCCTACGACAAGGCGTTCAAGGACTACGACCTGCTGCTGATGCCGACCACGCCGATGAAGGCGACGAAACTGCCCGAGGCCAATGCCAGCCGCGAGGAATACGTCGCGCGCGCGCTCGAGATGATCTCCAACACCGCGCCGTTCGACATCACCCATCACCCGGCGATGTCGCTGCCGTGCGGCATGGTCGACGGGCTGCCGGTCGGGCTGATGCTGGTCGGCCGGATGTTCGAGGAGAGCACCATCTACCGCGCCGCGCACGCCTTCGAGCAGGCCGGCGACTGGAAGAAGATGTGA
- a CDS encoding VOC family protein has product MPSITPFLWLDNNVRDAVAFYKSVFPNAEIETVSDFMASFELEGQRFYALNGGPQYKFNEAVSFFLSVETQQQVDYFWEKLTDGGQESRCGWLKDRFGLSWQVIPTALSRYLGDPDRKAADRVMQAMLKMQKIVIADLDRAYAG; this is encoded by the coding sequence ATGCCTTCGATCACACCGTTCCTCTGGCTCGACAACAACGTCCGCGATGCCGTCGCCTTCTACAAATCGGTGTTCCCGAACGCCGAGATCGAGACCGTCAGCGACTTCATGGCGAGCTTCGAACTCGAGGGGCAGCGGTTCTACGCGCTCAATGGCGGGCCGCAGTACAAGTTCAACGAGGCGGTGTCGTTCTTCCTCAGCGTCGAGACCCAGCAGCAGGTGGATTACTTCTGGGAGAAGCTCACCGACGGCGGCCAGGAATCGCGCTGCGGCTGGCTCAAGGACCGCTTCGGCCTGTCCTGGCAGGTGATCCCGACCGCGCTGAGCCGCTACCTCGGCGACCCCGATCGGAAGGCCGCGGACCGCGTCATGCAGGCGATGCTGAAGATGCAGAAGATCGTGATCGCCGACCTCGACAGGGCGTACGCGGGCTGA
- a CDS encoding substrate-binding domain-containing protein, whose translation MLSTVSYQAYGGLPVAPPHLFRSPSSCAADLALTVKPGSSRRGGTDSKLRIGNFITFSGAPGIWGPISANSVMLAVAEINRRGGIRGREVELSMYDAGGPIDEVVRRAERAIAYDEIDVIMGSHISAVRLALRKVTAGRIPYVYTPVYEGGERTPGVMAIGETPRAESRPAIHWLTEVKKARRWYLIGSDYVWPWQSHRAVKRYIKEAGGQVVGEEFVPLGEDDHEPHLARIRAAKPDVVLITLIGTDSITFNRAFAEAGLAATTLRYAGAMDETVLLGIGPDATENLFCASGYFGCVDSRANDEFQTSYRAMFGAHAPPIGSVGQSNYEGMRFLEAAANRARSLSTGPLSSAARNLVYSGARGTVTIRDGRAEMPIYLAEADGLDFNVIKTI comes from the coding sequence GTGCTCTCGACGGTCTCTTACCAGGCGTATGGCGGCTTGCCCGTCGCGCCGCCGCACCTGTTTCGAAGCCCGTCGTCCTGCGCGGCCGATCTCGCTTTGACCGTCAAGCCGGGCTCCTCGCGCCGCGGTGGTACCGACAGCAAGCTTCGGATCGGCAATTTCATCACCTTCTCCGGCGCCCCGGGAATCTGGGGGCCGATCTCCGCCAACAGCGTCATGCTCGCGGTCGCCGAGATCAACCGGCGCGGCGGCATCCGCGGCCGCGAGGTCGAATTGTCGATGTACGACGCCGGCGGGCCCATCGACGAGGTCGTGCGCCGCGCCGAGCGGGCGATCGCCTATGACGAGATCGACGTCATCATGGGCTCGCATATCTCCGCGGTGCGCCTCGCGCTGCGCAAGGTCACGGCCGGCCGCATCCCCTATGTTTACACGCCGGTCTATGAGGGCGGCGAGCGGACCCCCGGCGTGATGGCGATCGGCGAGACGCCGCGGGCCGAAAGCCGGCCGGCGATCCACTGGCTCACCGAGGTGAAGAAGGCGCGGCGCTGGTACCTGATCGGCAGCGACTATGTCTGGCCCTGGCAATCGCATCGCGCGGTGAAGCGCTACATCAAGGAGGCCGGCGGCCAGGTGGTCGGCGAGGAGTTCGTTCCGCTCGGCGAGGACGATCACGAGCCGCATCTGGCGCGGATCCGCGCCGCCAAGCCCGATGTCGTGTTGATCACCCTGATCGGGACCGACAGCATCACCTTCAACCGCGCCTTCGCCGAGGCGGGCCTCGCCGCCACCACGCTGCGCTATGCGGGCGCGATGGACGAGACGGTGCTGCTCGGCATCGGGCCGGACGCGACGGAGAACCTGTTCTGCGCCTCCGGCTATTTCGGCTGCGTCGACTCGCGCGCCAATGACGAATTCCAGACCAGCTACCGCGCGATGTTCGGGGCGCACGCGCCGCCGATCGGCTCGGTCGGGCAGTCGAACTACGAGGGGATGCGCTTCCTCGAAGCGGCGGCCAACCGGGCCCGTTCGCTGTCGACAGGGCCGCTGTCGTCAGCGGCGCGCAACCTCGTCTACAGCGGTGCGCGCGGCACCGTCACCATTCGTGACGGCCGTGCCGAAATGCCGATCTATCTTGCCGAAGCCGACGGTCTCGACTTCAATGTGATCAAGACGATCTAG
- a CDS encoding MarR family transcriptional regulator — protein sequence MAKPPKENSPITEHLTYLLAQANREINRQLETRLAKEGVPVEQWRILKVLSDGNGHSMGELADAVLLNHPTLTKMIDRMVSDALVYRVQDPKDRRKVLMFVSDRGKALCRRLNSLAVSQEAHIVESYGDKSTTELKRLLESLIGSAN from the coding sequence GTGGCTAAACCGCCGAAAGAAAACTCCCCGATCACCGAACACCTCACCTACCTGCTCGCGCAAGCCAACCGGGAGATCAACCGGCAGTTGGAGACGCGGCTGGCTAAGGAAGGCGTGCCGGTCGAGCAGTGGCGCATCCTCAAAGTGCTGTCCGACGGCAACGGCCACTCGATGGGCGAGCTTGCGGACGCCGTGCTGCTCAACCATCCGACGCTGACCAAGATGATCGACCGCATGGTGTCGGACGCGCTGGTCTACCGCGTGCAGGACCCGAAGGATCGCCGCAAGGTCTTGATGTTCGTCTCCGACCGCGGCAAGGCGCTGTGCCGGCGTCTGAACTCGCTGGCGGTGAGCCAGGAGGCGCACATCGTCGAGAGCTATGGTGACAAGTCGACCACCGAGCTCAAGCGCCTGCTGGAAAGCCTGATCGGCAGCGCCAACTAA
- a CDS encoding substrate-binding domain-containing protein, with the protein MHSTLNVTARNLPFPPSLLFRNLASAASDRALAPMDRSGFGPRGARNRLRVAGFVCCSGSPGMWGPATTSTAQLAVSEINRRGGILGREIEFQVYDAGGPLDEVLDRAEQAIASDDVDLIMGMHTSAVRLALRNLITRSKIPYIYTPVYEGGERTPGVIAIGETPRWQSRPSIHWLAETKRAARWYLIGSDYVWPWQSHRAVKRYIKETGGTVVGEEFVPVGEDDHAAQLERIRAAKPDVVLISLIGTDSVTFNRAFAEAGLARTILRYASCVDETSLLGIGADKTENLFCASGYFPSVGSHAGDDFRDRHRAMFGPFAPPIGSCGESAYEGFCLLEAAANRAGTLDIRPLLAATDNLVYRSPRGSITVRNGHARMPMYLAEADGLDFRVIKAI; encoded by the coding sequence GTGCATTCGACGCTCAACGTCACCGCAAGAAACCTCCCGTTCCCGCCGTCCCTGTTGTTCAGGAATCTGGCGTCGGCGGCGTCGGATCGCGCGCTTGCGCCGATGGATCGCAGCGGGTTCGGTCCGCGCGGCGCGCGCAACCGGCTGCGGGTCGCGGGCTTCGTCTGCTGCTCCGGTTCGCCGGGGATGTGGGGGCCGGCCACGACCTCGACCGCACAGCTCGCAGTTAGCGAGATCAACCGGCGCGGCGGCATCCTCGGCCGCGAGATCGAGTTCCAGGTCTACGACGCCGGCGGACCGCTCGACGAAGTCCTGGACCGCGCCGAGCAGGCGATCGCGTCCGACGACGTCGATCTCATCATGGGCATGCACACCAGCGCGGTGCGCCTCGCACTGCGTAACCTCATCACCCGCAGCAAGATCCCCTACATCTACACGCCGGTCTATGAGGGCGGCGAACGGACGCCGGGCGTGATTGCGATCGGCGAGACGCCGCGCTGGCAGAGCCGGCCGTCGATCCATTGGCTCGCCGAGACCAAGCGCGCCGCGCGCTGGTACCTGATCGGCAGCGATTATGTCTGGCCGTGGCAATCGCACCGCGCGGTGAAGCGCTACATCAAGGAGACCGGCGGCACGGTGGTCGGCGAGGAGTTCGTGCCGGTCGGCGAGGACGATCACGCGGCGCAGCTGGAGCGGATCCGTGCGGCGAAGCCCGATGTCGTGCTGATCTCGCTGATCGGCACCGACAGCGTGACCTTCAACCGCGCCTTCGCCGAGGCCGGGCTCGCCCGCACCATTCTGCGCTATGCCAGCTGCGTCGACGAAACGTCGCTGCTCGGCATCGGCGCCGACAAGACCGAGAACCTGTTCTGCGCCTCCGGCTATTTTCCCTCGGTCGGCTCGCACGCCGGCGACGATTTCAGGGACCGCCATCGGGCGATGTTCGGGCCGTTCGCGCCGCCGATCGGGTCGTGCGGCGAGTCCGCCTATGAAGGCTTCTGCCTGCTCGAGGCCGCCGCCAACCGCGCCGGCACGCTGGACATCCGGCCACTGCTCGCGGCGACCGACAATCTGGTCTATCGCAGTCCGCGCGGTTCGATCACGGTGCGCAATGGCCATGCCAGGATGCCGATGTATCTTGCCGAAGCCGACGGCCTCGACTTCAGGGTGATCAAGGCGATCTGA
- a CDS encoding AAA family ATPase yields the protein MSGDNSERSLLSERLRPQCFCDLTLPPATSERLQRMIEEKRPMNMIFHGPPGTGKTSAARIFLRKWDAFDVMQINGSSQTGIDFMRERVEGFARSPFSMTDDLRICFIDEADYLSASAQASLRVLIEQNEHRCRFIFAANRLEKIADPLKSRLHGVSFLTPAASRPSVLLRLGTGCPNVLPN from the coding sequence ATGAGTGGAGATAACAGCGAGCGTAGCCTTCTATCGGAGCGCCTTCGTCCGCAATGCTTTTGCGACCTGACGCTGCCGCCAGCCACCAGTGAAAGGCTTCAACGTATGATCGAGGAGAAACGTCCGATGAATATGATCTTCCATGGTCCTCCAGGAACAGGGAAGACGTCGGCCGCTCGGATCTTTCTGCGGAAGTGGGATGCGTTTGATGTGATGCAGATCAATGGTTCGTCGCAAACTGGGATTGATTTCATGCGAGAGCGGGTCGAGGGCTTTGCTCGATCTCCCTTTTCCATGACCGACGACTTGCGGATATGTTTCATCGACGAAGCTGACTATCTTTCGGCGAGCGCTCAAGCTTCTTTGCGAGTGTTGATCGAGCAAAACGAGCACAGATGTCGTTTCATCTTTGCGGCAAATAGACTTGAGAAAATCGCAGACCCGCTGAAATCTAGGCTTCACGGCGTCAGCTTCTTGACCCCCGCTGCTAGTCGGCCCTCAGTGCTGCTCCGGCTAGGGACAGGTTGTCCGAACGTCTTGCCGAACTAG
- a CDS encoding helix-turn-helix domain-containing protein: MNKDDDRHDLILDRPDGFFVHDAQGRFLDINEQSSIDLGYSREELLAMTINDISIGATPAENAVKWGNAEPGMAMTFREIAVRRDGSSYPVEISVTCQMMQNRKVFVGLARRVNDQVLQPDTAPALRGSLFELSSLQQQRHLLDRFQVLATDMDRLKRSALAVFGVRELHVSSAPFEVRASVVSLNELGLVYVATTTDFTCSFPEEAHFRLQFAISGSGTTATADAFAEIDEQRACILPPGQHSELHLRGGHRRLALRIAPDAFKRKLSALMGGMPSGELVFEPSLDMTLERSQRLLQTTLFLAETVNWSSSAKVPSLALRELEQAVIVAALEAGRHSHSRFLQGAAAAAAPHHVRKAEEYIEANWSRLVPIEELVAVAGVGARTLFRSFSQFRGRSPMQFARLVRLQRARELLSAPTSETTVIGTALACGYSNASHFARHYFEAFGERPSQTLARHS, from the coding sequence ATGAATAAAGACGACGACCGTCACGATCTCATTCTTGATCGACCCGACGGTTTCTTTGTGCACGACGCGCAGGGCCGATTTCTCGATATCAACGAACAGTCGTCAATCGATCTCGGCTATTCGCGCGAAGAACTCCTGGCGATGACCATCAACGATATCTCGATCGGAGCGACCCCTGCCGAGAACGCGGTGAAGTGGGGAAATGCAGAGCCAGGAATGGCGATGACCTTCCGCGAGATCGCGGTCAGACGAGACGGCTCGAGTTATCCGGTCGAGATCAGCGTCACGTGCCAGATGATGCAAAACCGAAAGGTATTTGTCGGGCTGGCTCGCCGGGTCAACGACCAAGTCCTGCAGCCCGACACCGCCCCCGCCCTACGAGGCTCGTTGTTCGAATTGTCTTCGTTGCAGCAACAAAGGCATTTGCTCGATCGCTTTCAAGTTCTTGCAACCGACATGGATCGGCTCAAACGGTCGGCGCTGGCAGTCTTCGGCGTCAGAGAGTTGCACGTGTCTTCAGCCCCATTCGAGGTGCGGGCCAGTGTCGTTTCGCTCAACGAACTCGGCCTGGTGTATGTGGCGACAACGACCGACTTCACGTGCAGCTTCCCCGAAGAGGCGCATTTTCGTTTGCAGTTTGCGATTAGTGGTAGCGGCACGACAGCAACGGCAGACGCATTCGCCGAAATCGACGAGCAGCGCGCATGTATCCTCCCGCCGGGGCAACACTCTGAACTTCACTTGCGCGGCGGCCACCGACGTCTCGCGCTACGAATTGCTCCTGACGCGTTCAAACGCAAGTTGAGCGCCTTGATGGGCGGAATGCCAAGCGGCGAGCTCGTTTTTGAGCCGTCGCTGGACATGACACTCGAGCGCTCGCAGCGCTTGCTGCAGACGACACTGTTTCTCGCCGAGACCGTGAACTGGTCGTCGTCAGCGAAGGTTCCTTCGCTTGCGTTGCGCGAGCTGGAGCAGGCGGTCATCGTTGCGGCTCTCGAGGCCGGCCGACACTCGCATAGTCGCTTTCTGCAGGGCGCGGCTGCCGCTGCGGCGCCTCATCACGTTCGGAAGGCCGAGGAATATATCGAAGCCAATTGGTCTCGCTTGGTTCCGATCGAAGAACTCGTTGCGGTCGCGGGCGTTGGAGCGAGGACGCTTTTTCGTTCGTTCAGCCAATTTCGCGGCCGCTCGCCCATGCAGTTTGCCAGACTGGTCCGCCTGCAACGGGCGCGCGAGCTGCTTTCGGCACCCACTTCGGAGACCACGGTTATCGGGACCGCCCTGGCTTGCGGCTACTCCAATGCAAGTCATTTTGCACGGCATTATTTCGAGGCCTTTGGCGAGCGTCCGTCGCAGACGCTGGCGCGACACAGCTGA
- a CDS encoding EAL domain-containing protein — translation MVVRKGLSAAVGLLSVDSGKPGLLRAQLAALSRLVPLLYFILVANAWVVSSNFIGKAPDWLTLGVALLLSVVCCVRLVVWWRKRELALTDERALRELRRTNLLAAILGLAFAAWGFALFPYGDAYEQAFVGLFETIVMLSSMVCLIHSRSAAVTVALTVSLPFVVFFASTGVPVFVSMAVNFTLVTVAIVIVISIQYRDFTRMVEAQARAELLGNENLRLANLDSLTDLPNRRAFFSRIGDVLQDASSDQSRVALAIIDLDGFKPVNDLYGHAVGDRLLIEVARRLSDQCASDRDVFLARLGGDEFAYVVANAPKDEALVAQADQLAQSLRLPFVLPEATVKISGSIGIGVYPEMASSVEQLFERADYALYHGKGAKRGEAVLFSSSHEAQINRDARIEQALKLADFDEELTVLFQPIVDIRSQATVGFEALARWTSPILGKIPPAQFIPVAERAGIIDLLTKPLLRKALAAAARWSSDIRLSFNLSAHDLNSSRNTLAIVSIIRNSGFPPNRIDLEITETAFTHDFEEVRNSVELLRLLGCGISLDDFGTGYSSLSRLHALPLTKIKIDRSFVTNLNENPASYKIVKSLLALSRDMGLDCVIEGVETQQELDVLKELGRLTVQGYFYSPPIAEADVLGFLRRNVSVDPSRQAEGV, via the coding sequence ATGGTCGTAAGGAAGGGGCTATCTGCGGCGGTCGGGCTCCTGTCGGTCGACAGCGGAAAGCCAGGCTTGCTCCGTGCGCAACTCGCGGCGCTCTCGCGATTGGTTCCGTTGCTCTACTTCATCCTTGTTGCAAACGCATGGGTCGTCTCATCCAACTTTATCGGGAAAGCGCCCGATTGGCTGACGCTCGGTGTTGCCTTGTTGCTCAGCGTCGTTTGTTGCGTCAGGCTGGTCGTGTGGTGGCGTAAGCGAGAGCTCGCGCTGACCGACGAGCGAGCGCTTCGTGAGCTGCGACGGACGAACTTGCTGGCCGCCATTCTCGGCTTGGCGTTCGCTGCGTGGGGATTTGCCCTGTTCCCGTATGGTGACGCGTACGAGCAAGCCTTTGTCGGCCTGTTCGAGACCATCGTGATGCTCAGCAGCATGGTGTGCCTGATTCATTCGCGTTCGGCGGCAGTGACTGTCGCGCTCACCGTCAGCCTTCCCTTCGTGGTGTTCTTTGCGTCGACTGGGGTTCCCGTTTTCGTCAGCATGGCAGTCAATTTCACGCTGGTGACGGTCGCTATCGTTATTGTCATATCGATTCAATATCGTGACTTTACCCGGATGGTCGAAGCGCAGGCGCGGGCGGAGTTGCTCGGCAACGAGAATTTGCGCCTCGCGAATCTAGACAGTCTCACCGATCTGCCGAACCGGCGGGCATTTTTCAGTCGCATTGGGGACGTGCTGCAGGACGCTTCGTCGGATCAATCGCGTGTCGCCCTTGCAATTATCGACCTGGATGGATTCAAGCCGGTCAATGACCTTTATGGTCACGCGGTCGGCGATCGGTTGCTGATCGAGGTTGCCAGGCGGCTTTCCGATCAATGTGCGTCCGACCGGGATGTATTCTTGGCGCGCCTCGGCGGAGATGAATTTGCGTATGTCGTCGCCAACGCGCCGAAGGACGAAGCGCTTGTCGCACAAGCAGACCAGCTTGCGCAATCGCTGCGATTGCCTTTCGTTCTGCCCGAAGCAACCGTGAAGATCTCCGGATCGATAGGGATCGGAGTTTATCCGGAGATGGCATCCTCCGTAGAGCAGTTGTTCGAGCGTGCCGACTACGCTCTTTATCATGGCAAGGGCGCCAAACGTGGTGAAGCGGTGCTGTTTTCCTCGAGCCATGAAGCGCAGATCAATCGTGACGCCCGCATTGAGCAAGCCCTGAAGCTGGCTGACTTTGATGAGGAGCTGACAGTCCTGTTTCAACCCATCGTCGACATTCGATCGCAAGCGACGGTTGGCTTTGAAGCGCTGGCGCGCTGGACCAGCCCGATCCTCGGCAAAATTCCCCCGGCGCAGTTCATCCCGGTCGCCGAGCGGGCAGGCATCATCGACTTGTTGACCAAGCCGCTGCTTCGGAAGGCGTTGGCGGCGGCGGCCCGCTGGTCGAGCGATATCCGGCTCTCATTCAATCTTTCAGCCCATGACCTCAATTCGTCCCGGAACACGTTGGCCATCGTCAGCATCATTCGCAACAGCGGGTTTCCGCCGAACAGGATCGACCTCGAAATCACCGAGACCGCGTTCACGCATGACTTCGAGGAGGTCCGCAACTCGGTTGAGTTGCTGCGGCTGCTTGGCTGCGGAATCTCGCTCGATGACTTTGGAACCGGATATTCGAGCCTGTCTCGCCTGCATGCGCTCCCGCTGACAAAGATCAAGATCGACCGAAGTTTCGTCACCAATCTGAACGAGAATCCCGCGAGCTACAAAATCGTCAAATCGCTGTTGGCGCTCAGCCGCGACATGGGTCTCGATTGCGTCATCGAAGGTGTGGAGACTCAGCAGGAACTGGACGTGTTGAAAGAGCTCGGGCGCCTCACGGTGCAGGGCTATTTCTATTCACCGCCGATCGCCGAGGCCGATGTCTTGGGATTTCTTCGGCGCAATGTCAGTGTCGACCCGTCCAGGCAAGCCGAAGGGGTTTAG
- a CDS encoding PAS domain-containing methyl-accepting chemotaxis protein: protein MFGRKERADAQALIDALDRSQAVIEFNVDGTIITANRNFLDAVGYSLEEIRGKHHSMFVDASERDTVEYREFWAALGRGELRSAEFRRVAKGGREIWIQASYNPIVDKQGRPFKVVKFATDVTRAKARNLDAAGKLAAINRTQAVIEFELDGTIVTANENFLGALGYSLADIRGQHHRMFVAPDERDGSAYREFWSRLTRGEYQSGEYKRIGNGGREVWILASYNPILDDQGKPIKVVKFATDITEQRLKAADFAGQISAIGKSEAVIEFNMDGTVITANENFLNALGYSLHEIQGRHHSIFVAPADSGSEDYRAFWKSLRDGCYQAGEYLRLGKGGREVWIQASYNPILDLNGKAFKVVKYASDVTAQVIARRKSEHVRGMMESVAAGAEELNASVQEISSAMSKSRETTMTAVGHVEGADKQAQRLTEAAQSMSGIVQMIHEITGQINLLALNATIESARAGEAGRGFAVVAAEVKNLANQAKQATDKINQEIESLNGISNDVVEALRTIRSAIQHVSEYVTSTAAAVEEQSVVTKEMSSSMQRAASEAAALG from the coding sequence ATGTTTGGTCGCAAAGAGCGTGCGGACGCGCAAGCCCTGATCGATGCGCTCGATCGGTCTCAAGCCGTGATCGAGTTCAACGTGGATGGCACGATCATCACGGCGAATCGTAATTTTCTCGACGCCGTCGGCTATTCGCTGGAGGAAATCCGCGGGAAGCATCACAGCATGTTCGTCGACGCGTCAGAGCGGGACACTGTCGAGTATCGCGAATTCTGGGCAGCGCTCGGCCGTGGAGAGTTGCGATCGGCGGAGTTCAGGCGTGTTGCAAAGGGCGGTCGCGAAATATGGATTCAGGCGTCCTACAATCCGATCGTCGACAAGCAGGGCAGGCCGTTCAAGGTGGTCAAGTTCGCGACCGACGTCACGCGGGCGAAGGCCCGCAATCTGGATGCGGCCGGCAAGCTTGCCGCGATCAATCGCACGCAGGCCGTCATCGAATTCGAACTCGATGGCACCATCGTCACGGCCAACGAGAATTTTCTCGGGGCGCTCGGCTACTCGCTCGCCGATATCAGGGGGCAGCATCACCGCATGTTCGTTGCGCCGGACGAGCGCGACGGATCGGCGTATCGAGAGTTCTGGTCACGCTTGACGCGCGGCGAATATCAATCCGGCGAATACAAGCGTATCGGCAACGGAGGCCGCGAAGTCTGGATTCTCGCATCGTACAATCCGATTCTCGATGACCAGGGCAAGCCGATCAAGGTGGTCAAGTTCGCGACCGACATAACCGAACAACGGCTCAAGGCCGCCGATTTCGCCGGGCAGATTTCTGCCATCGGAAAGTCCGAGGCGGTCATCGAGTTCAACATGGATGGCACGGTCATCACGGCCAACGAAAATTTTCTGAATGCATTGGGCTACTCCCTTCACGAGATCCAGGGGAGGCATCACTCGATCTTCGTTGCGCCGGCTGACAGCGGCAGCGAGGACTATCGGGCATTCTGGAAGTCATTGCGGGACGGCTGCTATCAGGCCGGAGAGTATCTCCGGCTCGGGAAGGGCGGTCGCGAGGTCTGGATACAGGCGTCGTACAATCCAATTCTCGATCTGAATGGCAAAGCGTTCAAGGTCGTGAAGTACGCTTCCGACGTCACGGCGCAAGTGATCGCGCGGAGAAAGAGCGAGCATGTCCGCGGGATGATGGAGTCGGTCGCGGCGGGCGCGGAGGAGCTCAACGCATCGGTCCAGGAGATTTCGTCCGCTATGTCCAAGTCGCGGGAAACGACGATGACGGCTGTCGGACATGTCGAGGGGGCGGACAAGCAGGCGCAACGCCTGACCGAAGCGGCTCAATCGATGAGCGGGATCGTGCAGATGATTCACGAGATCACCGGCCAGATCAATCTGCTGGCGCTCAACGCAACGATCGAGTCGGCTCGCGCCGGAGAGGCGGGGCGGGGCTTTGCGGTCGTGGCGGCCGAGGTGAAGAATCTTGCCAATCAGGCAAAGCAGGCGACCGACAAGATCAACCAGGAGATCGAAAGTCTCAATGGAATTTCGAACGATGTGGTCGAGGCGCTGAGAACGATCCGCTCAGCCATCCAGCATGTCAGCGAGTACGTGACGTCAACTGCCGCCGCGGTCGAAGAGCAGAGCGTGGTCACAAAGGAGATGTCGTCGAGTATGCAGCGTGCGGCGTCCGAAGCGGCGGCGCTGGGCTAA